The Acinetobacter sp. WCHA45 DNA window ATGGTAATGGTTTAACAATTGGGATTCAGGCAAAAAAAGATAAGTTTGAAGATTTTTTAAACTTTATTGTCGATGTGATGAAGCAACCTAAATTTGCACAATCGGAATTTGATTTAGCAAAAAATCAGAGTTTATCTGCATTAGATCGACCTTATACTGAACCTGCTGTAGTCGCATCTATGACTTTGGCAAGATTACTCGAAACCTATCAACCAGGTGATTTGCGTTATCACTTTGAACCAGAGTTTGCGAAGCAGCAGTTAAATGCGGCTACGCAAGCACAGGTGAAGCAATTCTATGATCAATTCTTTGTGACAGATCATGGTCAAATTGCTGTGACAGGTGATTTCGATCCGAAAAAAATGCAAAGCATGCTACAGAAAGCATTTGGACAGTGGAAAACGAAACAGCCGTACCAAAAAATTACTTCTCCTTATGTTGCTTTCAAAGCTGAAAAAGTCCATGCACTCTCCGAGCAACGTGAGTTTGGCAGCTATCAAAGTATCCTGACGATTCCAGTAGGTGCTTATCATCAAGATGCTCCCGCACTCATTATCCTGAGTCATATTATGGGTAACTCGCAATTGTCTTCTCGCTTGGCGCAGGAATTACGTGAGAAAAATGCGCTTGTTTATGGATTTGGAAGTAATCTTGATCTAGATTCTGATACAGATAGTGGATCAATTAGTATTACTGCGAATTATACAGCTGGTCGTTCTGATCAGGTCTCTCAATCTGTTCATAAAGTATTAACTGATTTGCTAAGCAAAGGTGTGACTGAACAAGAGGTTGAAGCAGCTAAAGCCGATATTATGAAGAAGCGTGTGACTTCATTAGAAGATGAACGAAATATTCATAGTATGCTTACGGGTCAATTAGAGCGAAATAAGACCTTGATGGATCGTGCTGAACGAGATCAAGCACTTGCAAAGTTGAGTAAGGCAGATGTAGATGCTGTAATTAAAAAATACATCAAATTGGATCAGTTTGTGGAAGTGATGGCTGACCAATATGGTAAAGCCCAAGACTTAAAATAACAGACCAAAAGAAAGCCACCATTAGGTGGCTTTCTTTTTACGTTTAGATTATTCGTGATCGTGTTTATGCGTATGAAAATCTTCATTTTTACGGAAGCGTAAGTAATTTTCAAACTGCTCACAATATTCGTCAAAGTTGTCTTCAAGCATCATTTGAAACTGTTGCAATAAATAAGACATCACCTGTTCTTTGGCACCACGCATTTCATTGCCATCTTTAAAATTATTTGCTGCAACCCACGTATTAAAGCGAGCTGTTGCAAATAACATGGCAGCGCTGACTTGTCCACGTAACTCTTCTGGTTTGGGTTGCTGTCCTTTTGGTGGGCGACAAAACTCATTGGCTTGTTTGATAAATTCATCTGCTCGCTCAAAAAATATCGCATTTAAAGCTTCTTCTTCTGTCACATCAGTGGCATTAATTTTTTGAGACATGATTTTTCCCAACAACAAATAAGACACGATATTATAGACAAAGCCTTGCGGAAACTAAACCTTTGGCTTAATCTAAAATAGCCTAAGTAATTAGAATAATCACTATGCAAGATGCGATTGCAATTCAAAGCCTTAAAACGGATATCGCTTTACTACGTCAACATATTCATCCACCCCAATATTTAGAGCATGTAGAGGGCTTGCCGATTTATTATGGCCTGAAACATGAAGTGGATGAATATTATCAACAATGGCAGCCTTTGATCGAAAGGGCACAACAGCTTTGCCAGCCCTTTATGCAGGATGAAGTGGTGGATGCAATTCATTTACCGAGCCATCTAAATTTGCCACTGTTTTTCTTTCATGTAGATCGTATTCGAATTAATAAAACACGGGCTAAAGAATCTAAGACTTTTCGTGGCGTAGCGGCTTTGCTCGAAAAATGTGGAAAATTTGAGACCGATCAGATTTTTGCGATGCAGGAGTGGCTGGGGAGTGATGATACTGCGGCTTTGGTGGCACATCGTGAGTTTATTGATTTACGAACTTATGTCTTTCAACATGGACAAAGTGAATATACGCGTACCCGTTTTTATATGAATGGCGTGATTTTAAGTGTTGAGCCGCATTTTAAATTGGTAGATGCGCGAGATAAGCCGCGTAAGCCGCGTAATGATAGCTATAGTGATCCGATTGCTGATAATGGGACATGGAAGATTTTTGGGAAATATCGATAGAATTTGATAATTTCTCATCAAGTCAAGCTTTTCATCCCCCTCTTTTTCAAAGAGGGGTGAGTTGAAATTTATACTGATCAGTATGTGGGTTTGTGTAGAGATTGCTATTTCCAGAAAATATCTTGAGCCGATAAATCCTGTAACTTTTTATCTGCTTTCTTTGCGACATGAGGTTGTTGTGCTTTTACCCAACCGAGTGCAAATAAAAATTGTGGTTGTTCTGCTGCCTGTTGTTTAAAGACCTGTTCTGCCACAAAGAGATCATTATAAAAACCTAAATATTCCTGAATTGGCTCAAGTTTATTTAGAAATTGCTGAACCTCTTTTTCAGGATAAAGCCTAGAAATAAAATCGATGCAATAACGCAATTGCTTAATACGCTTACGAGTACGATGTTGTTTTTCAACTGTAAGTGTAGAAAACTGAGTCGCGTCAATTAAAATTTTATGAAAAAGCTTGCTCAAACTTTTAGCCACTTGTTTAGATAATTTTGATTTCGATTTATCACCACAATATATAAAACTAAATAATGATAAGAATAGCTGTGTTGTTTTAGCTCCGCTGAAAAGCTTGGCGATATTGGAATCTATTTCAGCACCAAGAGGAAATTCAAAATCACAGCTTTGTTTTATAAGCGGAATCACAGAGTCCTGAATTGCATCGTGATCACGTGATTGCCCCAAAGCCCTAAAAAGTTCTGCTAATTCATTTTCCCAAGTTGGATCAATCTGTGCTGACCAATTTGAAAAATGTTTTAAAGCAGAACGTAAGCGACGCAAGCCGACACGTGCTTGATGAATA harbors:
- a CDS encoding DUF3144 domain-containing protein, with the translated sequence MSQKINATDVTEEEALNAIFFERADEFIKQANEFCRPPKGQQPKPEELRGQVSAAMLFATARFNTWVAANNFKDGNEMRGAKEQVMSYLLQQFQMMLEDNFDEYCEQFENYLRFRKNEDFHTHKHDHE